The stretch of DNA AATCGGTGTTCTTGAAGACCCTGATCGGCCTTCTCCACCCCGAGCAGGGCTCGGTGGTCATCGACGGCACCGACATCACCCAGTGCTCGGCCAAGGAGCTCTACGAGATCCGCAAGCTGTTCGGCGTCCTGTTCCAGGACGGCGCCCTGTTCGGCTCGATGAGCCTGTACGACAACATCGCCTTCCCGCTTCGTGAGCACACGAAGAAGAAGGAGGACGAGATCCGCAAGATCGTCCTGGACAAGGTCGAGCTGGTCGGTCTGGCCGGTGCCGAGGACAAGCTTCCCGGCGAGATCTCCGGCGGTATGCGCAAGCGCGCCGGTCTGGCGCGTGCGCTGGTCCTCGATCCGCAGATCATCCTGTGCGACGAGCCGGACTCGGGTCTGGACCCGGTGCGCACCGCGTACATCTCGCAGTTGTTGATCGACATCAACGCGGAGATCGACGCGACGATCCTGATCGTCACGCACAACATCAACATCGCCCGGACGATCCCGGACAACATCGGCATGCTGTTCCGTAAGGAACTGGTGATGTTCGGTCCGCGTGAGCAGTTGTTGACCTCGGAGCAGCCGGTGGTCAAGCAGTTCCTCTCGGGTGATCGTTTCGGTCCGATCGGCATGTCGGAGGAGAAGGACGAGTCGGTCGCCGCGGCCGAGGCCGCGATGCAGGCCGCGGGTATCGCCGGTGGCGGTACCCAGGACGACTTCTCCGAGATCATCCCGCAGGTGCAGCCCAACCCGGGCATGCCGGTCCGCAAGGCCGCGATCCGCCACCGGGCGAACGTCTTGAACATGATGCACGACCTGCCTCCCAACGCTCAGGAGGCGATCCGCAACTCGATGGCCGAAGAGGACCGTCGCGCGGCGCAGTCGCCGGAGACCTCGACCACCCTGGTCGCGCTCGCCGCCACCGATTTCAGTGATCCCAACGCGGTCAACACCGGGCTGCCCGGTGGACCGGAGGGCGTCTACGTCGAGCCGACACACGTGCACGACGTCGTCGCCAATGCCGAGACCGATGTCGTCACCCGACCCGATCTGGCCAAGACCGCCGCTGCGCAACCGGCAGGCGACGACGCGTTCACCCAGCCGATCGACACCTCGGCGATCGAGACCGCCATCAATGACCAGTCCAACGGACAGGGGAGTACCCAGGCATGACGAGTGCCACCACGCGTGGCGTCGACAGAGTCGCGAAAGCCGGTGAGGGCGCACTCGCCCAGACCGGCAACATCGTCCAACTGTTCGTCGACGTCGCACGCCAGCTCTTCGTGCGACCGTTTCAGTTGCGCGAGTTCATTCAGCAGGCCTGGTTCATCGCCAGCGTCACGATTCTGCCGACGGCTCTCATCGCGATCCCGTTCGGCGCCATCGTCTCGCTGCAGACCGGCTCGCTGATCAAGCAGCTCGGCGCGGAGTCGTACACCGGCGCGGCCAGCGTTCTGGTGGTCGTCCAGCAGGGCTCACCGCTGGTCACCTCGCTGCTGGTGGCGGGGGCCGCCGGTTCGGCCGTCGCGGCGGACCTCGGCTCGCGCACGATCCGCGAAGAGATCGACGCGATGGAGGTGCTGGGCATCAATCCGGTCCAGCGTCTCGTCGTGCCACGCGTGTTGGCAATGGTGCTCGTCGCCGTCCTCCTCAACGGCCTCGTCGCCGTCGTCGGCATCGCCGGCGGCTACTTCTTCAACGTCGTCGTCCAGGGCGGAACCCCCGGTGCGTACCTGGCGTCGTTCGGCGCCCTCGCTCAACTGCCGGACCTCTACATCTCGACGCTCAAGGCAGCGATCTTCGGTGTGCTCGCCGGTGTCGTCGCCGCCTACAAGGGACTCAATCCGAAGGGCGGCCCGAAGGGCGTCGGCGACGCGGTGAACCAGAGCGTCGTGGTGACGTTCCTGCTCCTGTTCTTCGCGAACCTGATCATCACCGCCGTGTTCCTGCAGATCGTTCCGCCGAAGGTAGGTTAGTGATGACACGTGGTGTGACGATCGCCAAGAGCCGCCCGGAGTACTACCTCTACGAGGCGCGCAAGCAACTCGGCCGGCCGCTCAAGTTCCTCGACGGCGCGGGCGAGCAGATGTCCTTCTACGGACGCACCCTGGCCTGGATCCCCAAGACCCTCGTGCACTACACGCGCGAAGTGATGCGGTTGCTGGCCGAGGTCGCCTTCGGCTCGGGCGGTCTCGCCGTCATCGGCGGAACCGTCGGCGTCATGATCCTGATGTCCGGCTTCACCGGTGTCGTCGTCGGCCTGCAGGGCTACGCTGCCCTCGACCAGATCGGCTCGCAGGCGCTGACCGGCTTCCTCTCCGCCTACGTCAACACCCGTGAGGTGGCACCGCTGGTCGCCGGTCTCGCGCTGTCGGCGACGGTGGGCTGCGGATTCACCGCACAGCTCGGCGCCATGCGCATCTCGGAGGAGATCGACGCACTCGAGGTCATGGCCGTCCCGTCGATCCCGTTCCTCGTCTCCACGCGCGTGATCGCGGGCTTCATCGCCGTCATCCCGCTGTACGTCCTCGGACTGATGGCCGCGTATCTCGCGTCCCGTGTGGTCAACACCGTGTTCAACGGGCAGTCGACCGGATCGTACGACCACTACTTCAACCTGTTCCTGCCACCAGCAGACGTCTTATGGTCGTTCGGCAAGGTGCTGGTGTTCGCATTCGTGATCATCCTGGTGCACTGCTACTACGGCTACTACGCCAGTGGCGGCCCCGCCGGAGTCGGCGTGGCGGTCGGACACGCGGTGCGCGCCGCACTCGTCCTGATCGCCGTGATGGACTTCTTCCTGGGCCTGGCGATCTGGGGAACCACCACGTCGATCCGAGTCGGAGGTTAGGAAACGTGGCGACTGCAAAACGCAGGTTGCTCGGCCTGCTCTTCTTCGTCGTGGTCATCGGGCTGCTCGCGACTTCGATTCTGAAGTTCCGCGGCGCGTTCGACGACTACACGACGGTCACCCTCGACACCACCGACGCGGGTAACGCGTTGGCGGTCAACGCCGACGTCAAGTCGCGCGGTGTCATCATCGGCACCGTTCGACACGTCGACGTGCAGCCGGGGGGCAAAGTCGAAGTGGAGCTCGGACTGCAGCCCGACAAGGCCAAGCAATTGCCGATCGGCACCACCGGGCGAGTGCTCCCGAAGACGCTCTTCGGGGAGCGGTTCGTGTCCCTGACGATCCCCGAGAACGGACACGGTTCGCTCGCGAACGGCGACGTCATCAACACCGATCCGCGCGGCAGCTCCGCCGAGGTGGAGGATCTCTTCGACGCGTTGATGCCGGTCTTGAAGGCCATCCCGCCGCAGGACCTCAACGTGACGCTGACCTCGATCTCGCAGGCGATCGGCGGCAAGGGCAAGGACCTGGCCAAGACCATCGACCGCCTCGACACGATCTT from Gordonia humi encodes:
- a CDS encoding ATP-binding cassette domain-containing protein, with the translated sequence MGVEVTVEGLTKSFGSQNIWRDVSLTLPAGEVNALLGPSGTGKSVFLKTLIGLLHPEQGSVVIDGTDITQCSAKELYEIRKLFGVLFQDGALFGSMSLYDNIAFPLREHTKKKEDEIRKIVLDKVELVGLAGAEDKLPGEISGGMRKRAGLARALVLDPQIILCDEPDSGLDPVRTAYISQLLIDINAEIDATILIVTHNINIARTIPDNIGMLFRKELVMFGPREQLLTSEQPVVKQFLSGDRFGPIGMSEEKDESVAAAEAAMQAAGIAGGGTQDDFSEIIPQVQPNPGMPVRKAAIRHRANVLNMMHDLPPNAQEAIRNSMAEEDRRAAQSPETSTTLVALAATDFSDPNAVNTGLPGGPEGVYVEPTHVHDVVANAETDVVTRPDLAKTAAAQPAGDDAFTQPIDTSAIETAINDQSNGQGSTQA
- a CDS encoding MlaE family ABC transporter permease encodes the protein MTSATTRGVDRVAKAGEGALAQTGNIVQLFVDVARQLFVRPFQLREFIQQAWFIASVTILPTALIAIPFGAIVSLQTGSLIKQLGAESYTGAASVLVVVQQGSPLVTSLLVAGAAGSAVAADLGSRTIREEIDAMEVLGINPVQRLVVPRVLAMVLVAVLLNGLVAVVGIAGGYFFNVVVQGGTPGAYLASFGALAQLPDLYISTLKAAIFGVLAGVVAAYKGLNPKGGPKGVGDAVNQSVVVTFLLLFFANLIITAVFLQIVPPKVG
- a CDS encoding MlaE family ABC transporter permease, whose amino-acid sequence is MTRGVTIAKSRPEYYLYEARKQLGRPLKFLDGAGEQMSFYGRTLAWIPKTLVHYTREVMRLLAEVAFGSGGLAVIGGTVGVMILMSGFTGVVVGLQGYAALDQIGSQALTGFLSAYVNTREVAPLVAGLALSATVGCGFTAQLGAMRISEEIDALEVMAVPSIPFLVSTRVIAGFIAVIPLYVLGLMAAYLASRVVNTVFNGQSTGSYDHYFNLFLPPADVLWSFGKVLVFAFVIILVHCYYGYYASGGPAGVGVAVGHAVRAALVLIAVMDFFLGLAIWGTTTSIRVGG